The Betta splendens chromosome 7, fBetSpl5.4, whole genome shotgun sequence genome includes a window with the following:
- the actr5 gene encoding actin-related protein 5 isoform X1: protein MASTQQPVCQIFSFQDCKTSPDPIYELPAQRLSCTQAPLVIDNGSFQTRAGWAIPTADFDSPRLLFRSVAARSRGAARSETQIGNDISNLEPLRWLLKSQFDRNVVVNFEIQELIFDHVFTHLGIASEGTVEHPIVLTEAPCNPLHCRQMMSELLFECYHVPYVSYGVDGLYSFYHNNKNIQPPHTSIILSSGYQCSHILPVINGRLDAVNCKRVNVAGSQAASYLQRLLQLKYPGHLAAITLSRMEELLHEHSYTAVDYHEELEKWRSPEFYEREVHRMQLPFSGKLPGGCVSVEERQERRAQQLRRLQEINARRRGEKLQQDQERLDRLLAIQELLEDGLLDQFHKSLVELNMDSAEELQSYINKLQLAVEQGRQKLLQSDGMEGKTEVELAMDEGDVVALMDPDFPEDTLPDKAANVVQPMFNMAEYHQLFVGTERLRCPEILFQPSLTGEDQMGLMETLQYVLARYTPEQQEALVSNVFLTGGNMQYPGMKERVERELLALRPFQSHFKVTMASQPALDAWYGARDWALEHPPEGDATAPEGWISRQDYEEKGGEYLSEHCASNVFIPMKLTKPVPVRPNEPLLTSAGASAAVATVTPTMTPAEVSMVTS from the exons ATGGCTTCCACTCAGCAACCGGTCTGCCAAATTTTCTCATTTCAGGACTGTAAAACGTCTCCCGACCCGATTTATGAGCTCCCTGCCCAACGTCTTTCCTGTACACAAGCCCCTCTAGTGATTGATAACGGCTCATTTCAGACCCGGGCCGGGTGGGCCATTCCGACGGCGGACTTTGACTCTCCGCGTCTGCTCTTCAGGTCGGTGGCTGCGcgaagcagaggagctgctcgCAGCGAGACGCAAATCGGTAACGACATCTCGAACCTGGAGCCCCTGCGGTGGCTGCTGAAGAGCCAGTTCGACCGGAACGTGGTGGTGAACTTCGAGATCCAGGAGCTGATTTTCGACCATGTGTTTACGCACCTGGGTATCGCCTCAGAG GGGACTGTGGAACACCCCATCGTGCTGACAGAGGCGCCATGTAACCCACTGCACTGTCGGCAGATGATGtcggagctgctgtttgagtgCTACCACGTCCCTTACGTGTCCTATGGTGTGGACGGACTGTACAGCTTCTAccacaataacaaaaacatcCAGCCACCTCATACCAGCATCATTCTGTCCTCGGGTTATCAGTGCTCACACATCCTACCCGTTATCAATGGCAG gttgGATGCAGTGAACTGTAAGCGAGTGAATGTGGCTGGGAGCCAGGCAGCTTCATATCTGCAGCGCCTCCTTCAGCTCAAATACCCAGGTCACCTTGCAGCCATCACACTCAGCCGCATGGAGGAACTGCTGCATGAGCACAGTTACACTGCTGTGGATTATCATGAAG AATTGGAAAAGTGGCGCAGCCCGGAGTTTTATGAGCGGGAAGTTCACCGCATGCAGCTTCCCTTCTCTGGGAAGTTGCCTGGTGGCTGCGTAAGTGTGGAGGAAAGGCAGGAAAGACGAGCTCAGCAGCTTCGCCGGCTTCAGGAGATCAACGCTCGCCGGCGgggggagaagctgcagcaggaccaGGAAAGGCTGGACAGACTTCTGGCAATACAG gagctgctggaggatggACTGTTGGATCAGTTCCATAAGAGCCTGGTGGAGCTCAACATGGACTCAGCTGAGGAACTGCAGTCATATATCAATAAATTGCAGTTGGCTGTGGAGCAGGGGAGACAGAAACTGCTGCAGAGTGATGGAATGGAGGGTAAAACTGAG GTGGAGCTAGCGATGGATGAGGGAGATGTAGTGGCCCTGATGGATCCTGATTTTCCTGAGGACACACTACCAGACAAAGCGGCCAATGTGGTTCAG CCCATGTTCAACATGGCAGAGTACCATCAGCTCTTTGTAGGAACAGAACGTCTACGATGCCCGGAGATCCTGTTTCAACCGTCTCTGACTGGAGAGGACCAGATGGGGTTAATGGAGACACTGCAGTATGTCCTTGCCAG GTACactccagagcagcaggaggcgctggtgAGCAATGTTTTTCTAACAGGAGGAAACATGCAATACCCTGGGATGAAGGAGAGAGTGGAGAGAGAACTGCTGGCTTTGAGACCCTTCCAGTCACACTTTAAG GTGACCATGGCATCCCAACCAGCCCTGGATGCTTGGTACGGGGCTAGAGACTGGGCCTTGGAGCATCCACCAGAAGGTGATGCAACAGCACCTGAAGGGTGGATCAGCAGACAGGACTATGAAGAGAAAGGAGGCGAGTATCTGAGCGAGCACTGTGCCTCCAATGTCTTCATACCCATGAAGCTCACCAAACCGGTTCCCGTTCGCCCCAATGAGCCTTTGCTGACATCTGCAGGAGCTTCTGCAGCTGTTGCCACGGTTACACCTACCATGACTCCTGCTGAGGTTTCTATGGTTACCTCGTAG
- the ndufa4l2a gene encoding NADH dehydrogenase [ubiquinone] 1 alpha subcomplex subunit 4-like 2 isoform X2: MIFRTALKHAKRHPGLLPQVMVLGMGLAGAFLYLIRLARGPHVTWNKSSNPEPWNKLDPTYQYKFVAITTDYKNLKKDGPEF; encoded by the exons ATGATATTTCGGACAGCTTTAAAGCATGCTAAAAGGCACCCTGGA CTCCTCCCCCAGGTAATGGTCTTGGGTATGGGATTGGCCGGCGCCTTCCTGTATTTGATCCGGTTGGCCAGAGGACCCCATGTTAC CTGGAATAAGAGCAGTAACCCTGAACCATGGAATAAGCTTGACCCCACGTACCAGTACAAG TTTGTGGCAATCACCACGGACTACAAAAACCTGAAGAAGGACGGACCTGAGTTCTAA
- the ndufa4l2a gene encoding NADH dehydrogenase [ubiquinone] 1 alpha subcomplex subunit 4-like 2 isoform X1, translating into MAAVTEPMEHLNIECLSSYGPQPSEALVLLPQVMVLGMGLAGAFLYLIRLARGPHVTWNKSSNPEPWNKLDPTYQYKFVAITTDYKNLKKDGPEF; encoded by the exons ATGGCTGCAGTTACAGAACCAATGGAGCATTTGAACATTGAGTGTTTATCATCATATGGACCACAGCCATCTGAGGCTCTCGTA CTCCTCCCCCAGGTAATGGTCTTGGGTATGGGATTGGCCGGCGCCTTCCTGTATTTGATCCGGTTGGCCAGAGGACCCCATGTTAC CTGGAATAAGAGCAGTAACCCTGAACCATGGAATAAGCTTGACCCCACGTACCAGTACAAG TTTGTGGCAATCACCACGGACTACAAAAACCTGAAGAAGGACGGACCTGAGTTCTAA
- the actr5 gene encoding actin-related protein 5 isoform X2 → MASTQQPVCQIFSFQDCKTSPDPIYELPAQRLSCTQAPLVIDNGSFQTRAGWAIPTADFDSPRLLFRSVAARSRGAARSETQIGNDISNLEPLRWLLKSQFDRNVVVNFEIQELIFDHVFTHLGIASEGTVEHPIVLTEAPCNPLHCRQMMSELLFECYHVPYVSYGVDGLYSFYHNNKNIQPPHTSIILSSGYQCSHILPVINGRLDAVNCKRVNVAGSQAASYLQRLLQLKYPGHLAAITLSRMEELLHEHSYTAVDYHEELEKWRSPEFYEREVHRMQLPFSGKLPGGCVSVEERQERRAQQLRRLQEINARRRGEKLQQDQERLDRLLAIQELLEDGLLDQFHKSLVELNMDSAEELQSYINKLQLAVEQGRQKLLQSDGMEGKTEVELAMDEGDVVALMDPDFPEDTLPDKAANVVQPMFNMAEYHQLFVGTERLRCPEILFQPSLTGEDQMGLMETLQYVLARYTPEQQEALVTMASQPALDAWYGARDWALEHPPEGDATAPEGWISRQDYEEKGGEYLSEHCASNVFIPMKLTKPVPVRPNEPLLTSAGASAAVATVTPTMTPAEVSMVTS, encoded by the exons ATGGCTTCCACTCAGCAACCGGTCTGCCAAATTTTCTCATTTCAGGACTGTAAAACGTCTCCCGACCCGATTTATGAGCTCCCTGCCCAACGTCTTTCCTGTACACAAGCCCCTCTAGTGATTGATAACGGCTCATTTCAGACCCGGGCCGGGTGGGCCATTCCGACGGCGGACTTTGACTCTCCGCGTCTGCTCTTCAGGTCGGTGGCTGCGcgaagcagaggagctgctcgCAGCGAGACGCAAATCGGTAACGACATCTCGAACCTGGAGCCCCTGCGGTGGCTGCTGAAGAGCCAGTTCGACCGGAACGTGGTGGTGAACTTCGAGATCCAGGAGCTGATTTTCGACCATGTGTTTACGCACCTGGGTATCGCCTCAGAG GGGACTGTGGAACACCCCATCGTGCTGACAGAGGCGCCATGTAACCCACTGCACTGTCGGCAGATGATGtcggagctgctgtttgagtgCTACCACGTCCCTTACGTGTCCTATGGTGTGGACGGACTGTACAGCTTCTAccacaataacaaaaacatcCAGCCACCTCATACCAGCATCATTCTGTCCTCGGGTTATCAGTGCTCACACATCCTACCCGTTATCAATGGCAG gttgGATGCAGTGAACTGTAAGCGAGTGAATGTGGCTGGGAGCCAGGCAGCTTCATATCTGCAGCGCCTCCTTCAGCTCAAATACCCAGGTCACCTTGCAGCCATCACACTCAGCCGCATGGAGGAACTGCTGCATGAGCACAGTTACACTGCTGTGGATTATCATGAAG AATTGGAAAAGTGGCGCAGCCCGGAGTTTTATGAGCGGGAAGTTCACCGCATGCAGCTTCCCTTCTCTGGGAAGTTGCCTGGTGGCTGCGTAAGTGTGGAGGAAAGGCAGGAAAGACGAGCTCAGCAGCTTCGCCGGCTTCAGGAGATCAACGCTCGCCGGCGgggggagaagctgcagcaggaccaGGAAAGGCTGGACAGACTTCTGGCAATACAG gagctgctggaggatggACTGTTGGATCAGTTCCATAAGAGCCTGGTGGAGCTCAACATGGACTCAGCTGAGGAACTGCAGTCATATATCAATAAATTGCAGTTGGCTGTGGAGCAGGGGAGACAGAAACTGCTGCAGAGTGATGGAATGGAGGGTAAAACTGAG GTGGAGCTAGCGATGGATGAGGGAGATGTAGTGGCCCTGATGGATCCTGATTTTCCTGAGGACACACTACCAGACAAAGCGGCCAATGTGGTTCAG CCCATGTTCAACATGGCAGAGTACCATCAGCTCTTTGTAGGAACAGAACGTCTACGATGCCCGGAGATCCTGTTTCAACCGTCTCTGACTGGAGAGGACCAGATGGGGTTAATGGAGACACTGCAGTATGTCCTTGCCAG GTACactccagagcagcaggaggcgctg GTGACCATGGCATCCCAACCAGCCCTGGATGCTTGGTACGGGGCTAGAGACTGGGCCTTGGAGCATCCACCAGAAGGTGATGCAACAGCACCTGAAGGGTGGATCAGCAGACAGGACTATGAAGAGAAAGGAGGCGAGTATCTGAGCGAGCACTGTGCCTCCAATGTCTTCATACCCATGAAGCTCACCAAACCGGTTCCCGTTCGCCCCAATGAGCCTTTGCTGACATCTGCAGGAGCTTCTGCAGCTGTTGCCACGGTTACACCTACCATGACTCCTGCTGAGGTTTCTATGGTTACCTCGTAG